A portion of the Paenibacillus sp. PvR098 genome contains these proteins:
- the dtd gene encoding D-aminoacyl-tRNA deacylase, translating to MRVVLQRSKNAAVTVNGETVGAISRGLVLLVGIADGDTEQDAAYVAEKVAGLRIFEDEGGKMNLSVLETGGQVLSISQFTLYGDCRKGRRPNFMGAARPEHAEPLYDRFNAMLREQGLHVETGRFGAMMDVSLVNDGPVTLIVESKQA from the coding sequence ATGAGAGTAGTATTGCAGCGCAGCAAGAATGCTGCGGTGACAGTGAATGGCGAAACGGTAGGCGCCATTTCCCGCGGGTTGGTGCTGCTTGTCGGCATCGCTGACGGAGATACCGAGCAGGATGCCGCTTATGTGGCTGAGAAAGTAGCGGGACTGCGGATTTTTGAGGATGAAGGCGGGAAGATGAATCTGTCCGTGCTGGAAACGGGCGGGCAGGTGCTTTCGATTTCGCAATTCACGCTTTACGGGGACTGCCGCAAAGGGCGTCGTCCGAATTTTATGGGAGCAGCACGCCCGGAGCATGCCGAGCCGCTATACGACCGGTTTAACGCCATGCTTCGTGAGCAAGGGCTTCATGTAGAGACGGGACGATTCGGAGCGATGATGGATGTGTCGCTCGTGAATGACGGACCGGTAACCCTGATTGTGGAAAGTAAGCAGGCTTAA